The following proteins are encoded in a genomic region of Sorangiineae bacterium MSr12523:
- a CDS encoding pyridoxal phosphate-dependent aminotransferase family protein translates to MSWIDEKAHAGLAQTRQAREEQVYPYYKEFETGGLRTTIGGRPVVNFSSNDYLGLTNHPKVKEASIKAVERYACGLSSSRVQATTAEHVALEKRLAKWFGFEECLLFTTGYQAMLGTIVSLADKDTTLVLDSYSHACILDGSFLAAGVPGRSPEIRFFNHNSSKSLERILKTRERKNALVIVEGVYSLDGDRAHIKEFVEICERYDAPIIVDDAHGTGTLGKRGTGILEEQGLQGKVPVVISTFSKTFGGIGGILLGTTEVVEHIKHFARSFLFSAALPVPVVAAASTILDMLEDNGPALVAELHQKAAYMREKLTGAGFDLGLSNTHIMPVMCRDDRKALFMHMALLECGIFMVPVVYPGVKQGEQRLRLNVTRGHTQEDMDTALEYLKSYGEAFFVLSGEDLGPMEAPAT, encoded by the coding sequence GTGAGCTGGATAGACGAAAAGGCGCATGCTGGCCTCGCGCAAACGCGCCAGGCGCGTGAAGAACAAGTTTACCCCTATTACAAGGAATTCGAGACCGGCGGTCTTCGCACGACCATCGGCGGAAGGCCCGTCGTCAATTTCAGCTCGAACGACTACCTCGGGCTGACGAACCACCCGAAGGTGAAAGAAGCTTCGATCAAGGCGGTGGAGCGTTACGCCTGCGGGCTCTCGAGCTCGCGCGTGCAGGCCACCACGGCGGAGCACGTGGCGCTGGAGAAGCGCCTCGCCAAGTGGTTCGGATTCGAAGAGTGCCTTCTCTTCACCACCGGCTACCAGGCGATGCTCGGCACCATCGTGTCGCTCGCCGACAAGGACACCACGCTGGTCCTCGATAGCTACTCCCACGCGTGCATCCTCGACGGAAGCTTCCTCGCGGCGGGTGTGCCGGGGCGCAGCCCGGAGATTCGCTTCTTCAACCACAACTCCTCGAAAAGCTTGGAGCGCATCCTCAAGACGCGCGAGCGCAAGAATGCGCTGGTCATCGTCGAGGGTGTCTACTCGCTCGACGGCGACCGCGCCCACATCAAGGAGTTCGTGGAGATCTGCGAGCGCTACGACGCGCCGATCATCGTGGACGATGCCCACGGCACGGGCACGCTGGGCAAGCGCGGCACGGGCATCCTCGAAGAGCAGGGCCTGCAGGGCAAAGTGCCCGTGGTCATCTCGACCTTCTCCAAGACGTTCGGCGGCATCGGCGGCATTCTGCTGGGCACCACGGAAGTGGTGGAGCACATCAAGCACTTCGCGCGCTCGTTCCTCTTCAGCGCAGCCCTTCCCGTCCCGGTCGTGGCAGCGGCGAGTACCATCCTGGACATGTTGGAGGACAACGGTCCGGCGCTCGTGGCAGAGCTTCACCAGAAGGCTGCCTACATGCGTGAGAAGCTGACCGGAGCGGGATTCGATCTCGGCTTGAGCAACACCCACATCATGCCGGTCATGTGCCGCGACGATCGCAAAGCTCTCTTCATGCACATGGCGTTGCTGGAATGCGGCATCTTCATGGTTCCGGTGGTGTACCCGGGCGTCAAACAGGGCGAGCAACGCTTGCGCCTCAACGTCACCCGCGGCCATACGCAAGAGGACATGGATACGGCCCTCGAGTACCTCAAGAGCTACGGCGAGGCGTTTTTCGTGCTCTCCGGCGAGGATCTGGGTCCCATGGAAGCGCCTGCCACCTGA
- a CDS encoding beta-ketoacyl-[acyl-carrier-protein] synthase family protein, whose amino-acid sequence MTNRPSNLPHVEPQRANAGGAPRVFITGVGVVSSIGLGKDEFFRSLETGQSGISPVESFDASGLGRQYAGEVKQFRAKDHLTQAELRRTGRCSAMTLAAARMAISDANIGAPHLKGGRTAVVLGTTMGEASIIADLDHRWIHRGPQAVKRALLPKYGSTLLPIHVARAIGAQGMVLTLPAACAAGNYAIGFAADLIRSGRADVVISGAAEILQELQYSGFVRLAAMAQNRCQPFDLNRQGLILGEGAGVLVLESEAHAVRRGAHALAEVGGYGLSCDAYHITRPHPEAAGSIVAMRQAIARSGLTSNDIDFVNAHGTGTRANDTAEAKVMNDVFGDRRVPISSVKSMIGHCMGAASALEAIACVMTLETGIYPPTLGYETPDPECNVELVANVAREGRSKVVLNNSLAFGGYNAVTCFAVPGVLPEPPICDPREEEVALAAAS is encoded by the coding sequence GTGACGAACCGACCCTCGAACCTACCCCATGTCGAGCCCCAGCGGGCAAACGCTGGAGGCGCCCCGCGGGTTTTCATCACCGGCGTCGGCGTCGTAAGCTCGATCGGCCTTGGCAAAGACGAGTTTTTCCGCTCGCTCGAAACGGGACAGAGCGGAATCTCGCCGGTCGAGTCCTTCGATGCCAGCGGACTCGGCAGGCAATATGCCGGCGAAGTAAAGCAATTCCGCGCCAAGGACCACCTGACGCAGGCCGAATTGCGCCGCACGGGCCGATGCTCGGCGATGACCCTCGCCGCCGCCCGCATGGCCATCTCCGATGCGAACATCGGCGCGCCGCACCTCAAAGGCGGCCGCACGGCGGTCGTCCTTGGGACGACCATGGGCGAGGCCAGCATCATCGCGGATCTCGACCATCGCTGGATCCACCGCGGCCCGCAGGCCGTGAAGCGCGCGCTCTTGCCGAAATACGGATCGACGCTGCTTCCGATTCACGTGGCGCGGGCCATTGGGGCCCAGGGCATGGTGCTCACCCTCCCCGCGGCATGCGCGGCGGGCAATTACGCGATTGGCTTTGCTGCGGATTTGATTCGCTCGGGCCGGGCCGACGTCGTCATCAGCGGCGCGGCGGAAATCCTTCAAGAGCTGCAGTACAGCGGCTTCGTGCGGCTTGCCGCCATGGCGCAGAATCGTTGCCAGCCGTTCGATTTGAATCGGCAGGGGCTCATCTTGGGCGAGGGCGCGGGCGTGCTGGTGCTCGAGTCGGAAGCCCACGCCGTTCGCCGCGGGGCGCATGCCCTGGCGGAGGTCGGCGGTTACGGCCTTTCGTGCGATGCGTACCACATCACGCGGCCCCACCCCGAGGCGGCGGGAAGCATCGTGGCCATGCGCCAGGCGATTGCGCGTTCGGGCCTCACGTCGAACGATATCGACTTCGTGAATGCCCACGGCACCGGCACCCGCGCGAACGATACCGCGGAGGCCAAGGTGATGAACGACGTGTTCGGCGATCGGCGTGTGCCCATCTCCAGCGTCAAAAGCATGATTGGACACTGCATGGGCGCGGCGAGCGCGCTCGAGGCCATTGCCTGCGTGATGACCCTCGAGACGGGCATCTACCCGCCAACCCTGGGCTACGAGACGCCCGATCCGGAGTGCAACGTCGAGCTCGTGGCCAACGTGGCCCGCGAGGGACGCTCCAAGGTGGTGCTGAACAACTCGCTCGCCTTCGGTGGCTACAACGCCGTCACGTGCTTCGCGGTCCCGGGCGTCCTGCCCGAGCCGCCGATTTGCGATCCCCGCGAGGAAGAAGTCGCCCTCGCTGCGGCGTCGTAA
- a CDS encoding serine/threonine protein kinase, whose amino-acid sequence MDLRPDALVTHNVQLVRRLAEGGMGSVWLGRHLALEMPVAVKFMSRSTYLSQTAPTAAEERFTREARAAAQIHHPNVVQILDFGCSSLEGGMPYIVMEYLEGEDLERYLERHGPLEPEDVVSVVLTVASVLEKAHELGIVHRDIKPENVFLQGPERVVKVLDFGVAKDVRGDTAPRRTTEDGEVLGTPFFMSPEQFVNPKGVDRRCDLWALAVLAYESLLGRMPFPGDTPTAIFLAATRGTFELPTRVRPDLPQTVDAWFRIAFATDPARRFSSARAMADAFARAIANRPLDSDALTPLATRIAHMERKWDRRRAALSVALVAAAMALAAFFGRAPMEPSTPANAEPLRLELPAEPSPPATAHAESTAPGDVVEASEKMDVVTAPEPPQRAVPASPSPRSQRTEGTSRRASTTSSSRNAPSLFFMR is encoded by the coding sequence ATGGACCTTCGACCAGACGCGTTGGTCACGCACAACGTGCAGCTCGTGCGACGTCTCGCCGAGGGCGGCATGGGGAGCGTGTGGCTCGGACGGCACCTCGCACTGGAGATGCCCGTTGCCGTGAAGTTCATGTCACGGTCGACGTACCTCAGTCAGACCGCACCCACGGCGGCCGAAGAGCGCTTCACGCGCGAGGCGCGTGCGGCCGCGCAGATTCACCACCCCAACGTGGTGCAGATCCTCGACTTCGGGTGCTCGTCGCTCGAAGGCGGCATGCCGTACATCGTGATGGAGTACCTCGAGGGAGAAGACCTCGAACGGTATCTCGAGCGGCATGGGCCTCTGGAGCCCGAGGATGTCGTGTCCGTGGTCCTCACGGTGGCGAGCGTGCTCGAAAAGGCGCACGAGCTGGGCATCGTGCACCGCGACATCAAACCGGAGAACGTCTTCTTGCAGGGGCCTGAACGCGTGGTGAAGGTGCTCGACTTCGGCGTCGCGAAGGACGTGCGTGGCGACACCGCGCCGAGGCGCACCACCGAAGATGGCGAGGTGCTGGGAACGCCGTTCTTCATGAGCCCCGAGCAGTTCGTGAACCCCAAGGGCGTCGACCGCCGCTGCGACCTATGGGCGCTGGCGGTGCTCGCGTACGAGTCGCTCCTCGGGCGCATGCCGTTTCCCGGCGATACGCCCACGGCGATTTTCCTCGCGGCCACGCGAGGAACCTTCGAGCTCCCCACCCGCGTGCGCCCGGACCTGCCGCAGACCGTCGATGCTTGGTTTCGCATCGCCTTCGCGACCGATCCGGCGCGCCGCTTCTCTTCCGCGCGGGCGATGGCCGATGCCTTCGCGCGCGCCATCGCCAACCGGCCTCTCGATTCGGACGCGCTCACGCCGCTGGCGACGCGCATCGCCCACATGGAGCGCAAGTGGGATCGCCGGCGCGCGGCGCTCTCGGTGGCGTTGGTCGCCGCCGCGATGGCCCTGGCCGCGTTCTTCGGGCGCGCGCCCATGGAGCCCTCCACGCCGGCCAACGCCGAACCGCTGCGCCTCGAGCTGCCCGCCGAGCCGAGCCCTCCGGCGACGGCGCATGCCGAGTCGACCGCGCCGGGCGACGTGGTGGAAGCCTCGGAAAAAATGGACGTGGTGACCGCGCCGGAGCCGCCGCAACGCGCGGTCCCTGCTTCGCCGTCCCCGCGCTCGCAGCGCACCGAGGGCACCTCGCGGCGTGCCTCGACGACGTCCTCCTCCCGCAACGCCCCTTCCCTCTTCT